One genomic window of Vibrio mangrovi includes the following:
- the uvrY gene encoding UvrY/SirA/GacA family response regulator transcription factor gives MISVFLVDDHELVRTGIRRIIEDVRGMSVAGEADSGEQAVKWCRSNHADVVLMDMNMPGIGGLEATKKILRYNPDIRIIVLTVHTENPFPTKVMQAGAAGYLSKGAGPDEMVNAIRVVHSGQRYISPEIAQQMALSQFSPASENPFADLSERELQIMMMITKGQKVTDISEQLNLSPKTVNSYRYRLFAKLDISGDVELTHLAIRHGMLDTETL, from the coding sequence TTGATTAGCGTATTCCTTGTAGATGATCATGAGCTGGTTCGCACAGGGATTCGACGTATTATAGAAGACGTCCGTGGCATGAGCGTAGCAGGGGAAGCTGATAGCGGTGAACAAGCGGTAAAATGGTGCCGTAGTAATCATGCAGATGTTGTTTTGATGGATATGAATATGCCGGGAATCGGCGGCCTTGAAGCAACGAAAAAGATACTGCGTTATAATCCGGATATTCGTATCATTGTTCTGACTGTGCATACAGAAAATCCGTTTCCGACGAAAGTGATGCAGGCAGGTGCTGCCGGTTATTTGTCCAAAGGGGCAGGGCCGGATGAAATGGTGAATGCAATTCGGGTTGTGCATAGCGGTCAGCGCTATATCTCTCCTGAAATTGCTCAGCAAATGGCATTGAGCCAGTTTTCGCCTGCGTCTGAAAATCCGTTTGCCGATTTATCGGAACGGGAATTACAGATCATGATGATGATCACCAAAGGACAGAAAGTCACTGATATTTCAGAGCAGTTGAATTTGAGTCCGAAAACAGTCAACAGTTATCGCTATCGTCTATTTGCTAAGCTGGATATCAGTGGTGATGTCGAGTTGACCCATCTAGCGATACGACACGGAATGCTGGATACTGAGACTTTGTAG